A window of Bacteroidales bacterium contains these coding sequences:
- a CDS encoding peptidylprolyl isomerase: protein MRDKNILLFNYRFLYLIVLFLLLGKLQAQEKVVDRIIAVVGQNMVLESEVEAQYLQAKMQGTIEGSARSVKCQILENMLLENLLLNQAELDSVQVSDSEVEQSLDQRLRYFISQFGSQEKLEEYYGKSIIEIKEEFRDLVKNNMLVQEVQTSITKNVFVTPSEVKEFYRNIPTDSIPLISAQVEMRQIIKIPPVSLEQKVMIKEKLRDLRRRVVEGENFATLAILYSDDPGSAAKGGEIGFFGRGELYPEFEAVAFKLKEGEISEIVETKAGFHIIQLIERKGDYINTRHILLQTKPSPIDLENARNKLDSVLVQIRDGEITFEDAAIKYSDDPGKSGGGYIINPYTGTTWFEMDQLEPQVSFVINKLEVGQISSPVPTQTEDGKEAFRLVKLQARTEPHRANLTDDYSYLQELALQYKKQQKLMGWVNKNVDNAYIMVIDDYKNCGFNYNFFPVDN, encoded by the coding sequence ATGAGAGATAAGAATATACTGCTTTTTAATTACAGGTTCCTTTACCTTATCGTCCTGTTTTTATTGCTGGGTAAACTCCAGGCGCAGGAAAAAGTGGTCGACCGGATCATTGCCGTAGTTGGACAGAATATGGTCCTGGAGTCTGAGGTTGAAGCACAATATTTACAAGCCAAGATGCAGGGAACTATTGAGGGTTCTGCACGTTCGGTCAAATGCCAGATCCTTGAAAATATGCTTTTGGAGAATCTATTGCTGAACCAGGCAGAGCTCGACAGCGTGCAGGTATCCGACAGCGAAGTAGAGCAATCCCTTGACCAGCGTCTCCGGTATTTCATCTCCCAGTTCGGTTCCCAGGAAAAACTGGAAGAGTATTACGGAAAATCGATAATAGAGATTAAAGAGGAATTCCGTGATCTGGTCAAAAACAATATGCTGGTGCAGGAGGTTCAGACCAGCATCACAAAGAATGTTTTTGTCACACCCAGCGAGGTTAAGGAATTTTACCGGAATATCCCTACTGACAGTATCCCTCTTATAAGTGCCCAGGTTGAGATGAGGCAGATCATCAAAATCCCGCCTGTAAGTTTAGAGCAAAAAGTGATGATCAAGGAGAAATTAAGGGATCTGAGAAGAAGAGTGGTTGAAGGGGAAAATTTCGCGACCCTGGCCATCCTTTATTCTGATGATCCCGGATCTGCCGCCAAAGGAGGAGAGATCGGTTTCTTTGGCCGGGGAGAGTTATATCCCGAATTTGAAGCTGTGGCTTTTAAGTTGAAAGAAGGCGAAATATCAGAAATTGTTGAAACCAAGGCAGGTTTCCATATCATCCAACTCATTGAAAGAAAAGGAGATTATATCAATACCCGTCATATTCTCCTGCAGACCAAACCTTCACCCATCGACCTGGAAAACGCCAGAAATAAATTGGATAGCGTACTGGTACAAATCCGTGACGGCGAAATCACTTTTGAAGACGCTGCGATAAAATATTCTGATGACCCCGGAAAGTCCGGCGGTGGATATATCATCAATCCATACACCGGGACTACCTGGTTTGAAATGGACCAACTGGAACCCCAGGTTTCATTTGTCATTAACAAGCTCGAGGTCGGCCAGATATCTTCCCCGGTACCCACCCAGACTGAAGATGGAAAAGAAGCCTTCAGGCTGGTGAAACTTCAAGCGAGAACCGAGCCTCACCGGGCTAACTTAACCGATGATTACAGTTATTTACAGGAATTGGCCTTACAGTACAAAAAGCAACAAAAGCTTATGGGGTGGGTGAATAAAAACGTCGATAATGCATATATCATGGTGATCGATGATTATAAAAACTGTGGATTCAATTATAATTTTTTCCCTGTGGATAATTAA